In the Streptomyces cinnamoneus genome, GACCTGTCCCGGACCTTCAACGACATGGCCGCCGCCCTGGAGGAGAACGTCGCCGAGCTGCGCCGCATGGAGGCCAACTCCCGGCGCTTCGCCGCCGACGTCTCCCACGAGCTGCGCACCCCGCTGGCCGCCATGACCGCCGTCGTCGACGTGCTCGACGAGGACGCCGCCGGCCTCGACCCCGACACCGCCCACGCGGTCCGGCTCATCAGCGAGGAGACCGGCAAGCTCGCCCGCATGGTCGAGGACCTCATGGAGATCTCCCGGTTCGACGCCGGTGCCGCCGCGCTCCACCTGGACGAGGTCGACGTGGCGGAGACGGTGCGCAAGACCCTCCAGGCCCGCGGCTGGCAGGACAAGGTGACGGCCCGCCTGCCCGAGGGCGTACGGGCGCGGCTGGACCCGCGCCGCGTCGACGTCGTGGTCGCCAACCTCGTGGGCAACGCCCTGCGGCACGGCGGCGAGCCGGTCGCCGTCTCCGTGCGGGCGGGCCGGGGCGACGCCGGGGACGAACGGCTGCTGATCGAGATCGCCGACCGGGGCGAGGGCATCGACCCCGAGGTGCTGCCGCACGTCTTCGACCGGTTCTTCAAGGCGGACGCCGCCCGGGTCCGCTCCGAGGGCAGCGGCCTCGGCCTCGCCATCACGCTGGAGAACGTCCGCCTGCACGACGGCACCGTCCGGGCCGCCAACGGACCCGAGGGAGGAGCGGTGTTCACCGTGGACCTCCCGCTGCGCCGAGGAGGAGGTGACGAGGGGTGAGGGCACGACGCGCGGCCGGCGCACTGGCCCTGTGCGGGGCGCTGGTGGCGGGCCTGTCGGCCTGCGGCATCGAGCCGACCGAGGTCGTCGAGGTGGGACGGCCCGCCCAGGGGGTCAAACGGCCCGGCGAGCCGGTGAAGGAGGCACGCCTGTACTTCGCCTTCCCCGGCCTGGCCGGCGGGCTGCAACCGGTCTCCCGCCCGGCCCGCGAGGGGGTGAGCGCGGAGGAGGCGGTGCTGCTGCTGTTGCACGGGCCCAACGAGGCCGAGCGG is a window encoding:
- a CDS encoding ATP-binding protein translates to MRRPALRRPNLRRPNLRTLARGLRARLVVAFLLVAALSALATSALTFREARTAILKRTQDTAVTALRAQVNSQVPDLGFPPDDKSLVKLTQDLDRAGQALQWTTHVRYKDGPLLPAGFRGPGEKGNPGGRIPEGVREKVRDGIAAFQRVTVDGSPWLAIGLPVAFSGDTSQMSGLEVYAQVPLREDEVNVHALVDAAQSGALPAVALAVVPALIAARGVLRPVRELRRATQRITEGELDTRLKVTGGDELADLSRTFNDMAAALEENVAELRRMEANSRRFAADVSHELRTPLAAMTAVVDVLDEDAAGLDPDTAHAVRLISEETGKLARMVEDLMEISRFDAGAAALHLDEVDVAETVRKTLQARGWQDKVTARLPEGVRARLDPRRVDVVVANLVGNALRHGGEPVAVSVRAGRGDAGDERLLIEIADRGEGIDPEVLPHVFDRFFKADAARVRSEGSGLGLAITLENVRLHDGTVRAANGPEGGAVFTVDLPLRRGGGDEG